The Fusarium graminearum PH-1 chromosome 2, whole genome shotgun sequence genome includes a region encoding these proteins:
- a CDS encoding methylcrotonoyl-CoA carboxylase subunit beta — translation MALSRSSRQAMLLGRQFGRQSSRLQISSQRRAVANLTPPHHAGAISRIQTSVDPSSEEFKENEKQMSEVMSRMQELARKIQKGGSDKARQKHIDRKKMLPRDRVTALIDPGTTFMELSPMAGYDLYPEAEVPAGGIITGVGVVEGVTCVIVANDSTVKGGTYYPITVKKHLRAQAVARENKLPCIYLVDSGGANLPHQADVFPDQNHFGRIFYNQARMSSEGIPQIAVVMGPCTAGGAYVPAMSDESIIVQEQGHIFLAGPPLVKAATGEVVSHEDLGGGKMHSSVSGVTDYLAVDDAHAVVLARRCISNLNWPKKSPETQAPKPTYLEPLHNPEELLGIATTNLRKPLPIREVIARVVDGSEFSEFKRDFGTTLVTGFAEIYGHKVGIVANDGILFAKSAVKGAHFIELCSQRGIPLVFLQNISGFMVGSESEREGIAKHGAKLVTAVACADVPKFTVVIGGSYGAGNYGMCGRAYSPRFLWMWPNAKVGVMGSEQLAAVMETVGKTVDAGLKERIEKESDATFSSARLWDDGIIPPQHTRRYLGLGLQAAMGGRNEVKAGDTKFGVFRM, via the exons ATGGCTCTATCACGTTCGTCTCGTCAGGCGATGCTCCTTGGTCGCCAATTCGGTCGCCAGAGCTCCCGCTTACAGATATCCTCACAGAGACGAGCTGTCGCAAACCTCACCCCGCCACATCATGCAGGTGCTATCTCACGGATCCAAACTTCCGTGGATCCTTCGTCGGAAGAGTTCAAGGAGAATGAGAAGCAAATGAGCGAGGTCATGAGCCGCATGCAGGAACTCGCCCGCAAAATCCAGAAGGGAGGGTCTGATAAGGCCAGGCAGAAGCACATCGATCGCAAAAAGATGCTCCCCAGAGATCGAGTTACGGCATTAATCGACCCTGGGACGACATTTATGGAGCTCTCTCCTATGGCTGGATATGATCTGTACCCTGAAGCCGAGGTGCCAGCAGGTGGTATCATCACAGGTGTGGGTGTTGTCGAGGGCGTGACTTGTGTCATTGTCGCCAATGATAGCACTGTCAAGGGCGGTACATATTATCCCATTACAGTCAAGAAGCACTTGCGCGCTCAGGCCGTTGCCAGAGAAAACAAATTGCC ATGCATCTACCTCGTCGACAGCGGCGGCGCCAATCTCCCCCACCAGGCCGATGTTTTCCCCGATCAAAATCACTTTGGTCGCATCTTCTATAACCAGGCCCGCATGAGCTCGGAGGGTATCCCCCAAATCGCCGTAGTCATGGGCCCATGTACAGCTGGTGGTGCCTATGTCCCAGCTATGAGCGACGAGAGCATCATTGTTCAGGAGCAGGGTCACATTTTTCTTGCCGGTCCTCCTCTTGTCAAGGCAGCGACAGGAGAAGTTGTCAGCCATGAGGATTTGGGAGGTGGCAAGATGCACTCGTCTGTGTCTGGTGTAACAGATTACCTGGCCGTGGATGATGCCCATGCCGTAGTATTGGCCCGACGCTGCATCAGCAACCTGAACTGGCCCAAGAAGTCACCAGAGACGCAAGCTCCCAAGCCTACATACTTGGAGCCACTCCACAACCCAGAGGAGCTGCTTGGCATTGCTACCACCAACTTGCGAAAGCCTCTTCCCATCCGCGAGGTCATTGCTCGAGTTGTGGATGGCTCCGAATTCTCTGAATTCAAGCGCGACTTTGGCACCACTCTCGTGACTGGCTTCGCTGAAATTTACGGTCACAAGGTGGGTATTGTGGCCAACGACGGTATTCTCTTCGCCAAGTCGGCTGTCAAGGGCGCTCACTTCATCGAGCTCTGCTCGCAGCGTGGCATTCCCCTCGTGTTTCTCCAAAACATCTCTGGCTTCATGGTAGGCTCAGAGTCGGAGCGGGAGGGCATTGCAAAGCACGGCGCCAAGCTTGTGACTGCGGTGGCTTGCGCAGACGTGCCCAAGTTCACTGTCGTCATTGGTGGTAGCTACGGCGCTGGTAATTACGGAATGTGCGGGCGAGCATACAGCCCGCGGTTCTTGTGGATGTGGCCCAACGCCAAGGTGGGTGTCATGGGTAGCGAGCAACTCGCAGCTGTTATGGAAACAGTTGGAAAGACAGTCGATGCGGGCTTGAAGGAGcgcatcgagaaggagagcgaCGCCACATTCTCTTCAGCGCGGTTATGG GACGATGGTATTATCCCTCCTCAACATACAAGACGGTACCTGGGTCTGGGTCTACAGGCTGCTATGGGAGGTAGAAATGAGGTCAAGGCGGGCGATACAAAGTTCGGTGTCTTCCGAATGTAG